In Nakaseomyces glabratus chromosome A, complete sequence, the DNA window AAGAGATCCTTCAGATACTTGGACCCACAATTCATCCGGAAAGTGTTCACCTCTTCTTCCGAGAACAAGTTGGATGACTTGTACGACTACACCAACATTTGGGCAGTCGCTCTATTGAAGCTTTTGAGACACATTGCTAAGCAAGTTGACTCAACCAAGGATCTGGACGGCGCTTCCAAGCTGTTAGTTTTGGTCTCTAAGTTCCATGCTTTATATGTCATGTTAAATACCTACTATGAAAAGTTGAACTCTCCAACTGACTCATATGTTACTTGTCCAAAGACGAAGGAGCAATTATGGAATGTTTACAAGTTGTTCTCTCTATATTTCATCGACAAGCATGCCGGTGAATTCCAACAATTCAAGATTTTGTCTCCAGATCAAATATCTCAAGTTGTTCAGCCAAGACTATTGAAATTACTACCAGAGATCAGAAAGGAGTGTATCTCTTTAACTGACTCATTCAAATGGCCAGACGGAATGTTGAACGCTCCAATTGGTTATTACGATGGTGATATCTATCATAACTATTTCAATGAAGTCGTTAAGAATAACCCAGTGGAGAAAGATGGAGCTGGTATCCCACCTTATCACGAGTTATTGGCAAACATGCTAACTAGAGGCGATGAATTTGCTAGGTTGGGTGGTGCTAATAACGCTGAGATATTGTCAAAGTTGACTAAGTAAGCCTTGATGTGAAGTGAGTGAAACTGCTGTTCTTAACCTTGTATGCATACTTCCTCCTGGGAATTatcccaaaaaaaattggaaattATACTTCTATTACTTCCCTGTTTttaaatattctatttaAAGCTGTTTTTATAGCACTATGTCGTGTCATGattaatgataatattcgAATACACTGAAAATATCTAATTGCCCTTTATATTTGTACTTATGTATAATATCCCCAATGTCTAGTCATTCTAATTAGTGATTCATGTGTtagataataaaaaagatataactCCTACCTTTAcgaaaatatcaatattgCTATAATTTACCTTGTATGCCTGATCCTAATGATTGCAACAAAAATGAACAACTATTAGTTCTTTGCTTGATCAGATCGTGACCTAAACATaaataaagtaaaaaaaaaaaggaaaaaaaaattgccaTTTCCTAGAATCGAACCAGGGTTTCATCGGCCACAACGATGTGTACTAACCACTATACTAAAATGGCATATTAAATGAACTTGTTAAGGATAATTGAGATCTTGTCCATATTCTCTTGTTCATTACTTTAAGAGATTCAAGCCATTGGGCTGATTATATCAGTCTATTCTTTACAATTTTAGCAAAGTAAAGTTAGTTGTTGGAATTATTAGACCAAGCACTTCAGATTGACTCTAGAGAAGTGatataaatcaaataataaaaaaatgcaattttgaaataagcTACATAAAGCAGTTTATATTATCTACATGGTTGAAATGATGCTAGTATTGATTTACTTTATCtattttctgaaaaaaatctGTGAATCGTCCTCAGACCATAGCTTTCTGACTAGATCTACCACACCGTTATTGCTGGTCTCTAATTCATATATACCAAATAGACCGAACCCAGTGGCACTATACAACAAATATATGGCCAATTTGTGAAGTCTCTTGAACTTTTCCTTCGGTATATAATCAAGGATTAGGCTTGTGAAATGGTAGTGAGTGGAGAATAGGAATAGTGAACTAATAGTAAAGTCTAGCATTGGGTGCACTTCACCAGTGTAAATCACAGATCCAAATGTTCCCACAGTAAGCGGTAGCAAAGTGTAGTTGATGTATTTATGATAATCATTTTGGAACGAGTCTTCAGGTTGTGTGGGTTGTTCACACTTATACATTTGTGGACCTTTCATCTCTGCGCTCAATTCCTTATCATGGGTCTCTGTAGTGCGAGGCGCATCTTTGGCAGACGAAACAACAGAATTAAACCTCACATGCGAAATACAACGCCGTAGGTAAACGTTGGCATTGCGTGGCCCCATCAAACCTAATCTCATCATAgttctttctctcttgttgtgtattatatttcttcCAGAATAAAAGTCACGATCTCCTAGACGATCGTGTAACAGACAGTTAAGATAGCTTGTTGAGGATACCTGCCACTTGACAATTGTATCGTCGCCTCCCATTCTATACCTACAATATACTCCTGACTCACACTACCACTAATTGATTCTTCTCATCGGTACTTCATCTGATCATTGCGCATATCACTATATACAAATAACATAATCACATGATATAACCGTATAAGAGAATCACTCGTGTTTTGACTGTTGCCAGATCGGCGGTTAAATTCTGTTCttgtttgaagaagatatgtCATTGCGTTCATAGCTAGAATatagaataaaaattatattattaggGTAATAGTATTGCTGAGCAAAGTAGAGCTGGGCAAATTAGAGCTGGGCAAAGTAGAGCTGCGAATAGGGGATTTTTAGACCATGGGTTTCGTTACCTTTGTGGAGAGTTACGTCGTTGGGTCTTCTCAGGACATCAGCACATGGTGGTATACTGATTGGATAGTTGTTGGCTGGAAGGCTGCTATTATTGGTGCGTACTTAGGAATACATACTCTATTGACCATGACCAGGTTGGTGCTTCAGACCATAATACTTACACCACTATTCCTGAGGTGTTATTCAATATACCGGCGGTTTTGGTGGCATGTTCCCTTTTTTGGACCGATACTGCTTGAGGCTGGCTCCTATTGTCTTACTAGCATACCCAGAGTGATTAATCCGACATTGAGTCTGATTTGCGAAATAATTGAGATTATATTCCAAATACATGTCACTGAACTGATGTTTGGACACGAGAAGGAATCAGTAAGGATTGTTTATGGAGAAGATTGCGCTGAGGTGGATCTCTTTGACGAGGAGAATCAACTTATGACAACACTTGTACTGAGTAATCACAGATCATTAGTCGATTATCTTTTGATTCAACatttgttgatgaaagGTGCTA includes these proteins:
- the TIM18 gene encoding Tim18p (CAGL0A03784g~Ortholog(s) have protein channel activity and role in apoptotic process, cellular response to oxidative stress, protein import into mitochondrial inner membrane, response to arsenic-containing substance, response to osmotic stress), translating into MMRLGLMGPRNANVYLRRCISHVRFNSVVSSAKDAPRTTETHDKELSAEMKGPQMYKCEQPTQPEDSFQNDYHKYINYTLLPLTVGTFGSVIYTGEVHPMLDFTISSLFLFSTHYHFTSLILDYIPKEKFKRLHKLAIYLLYSATGFGLFGIYELETSNNGVVDLVRKLWSEDDSQIFFRK